The following coding sequences are from one Anopheles bellator chromosome X, idAnoBellAS_SP24_06.2, whole genome shotgun sequence window:
- the LOC131213166 gene encoding cytosolic endo-beta-N-acetylglucosaminidase: MSLGSEYSVCKPIPTLEALLQFDLQPHFWKNLVEPIAPRSQSRNLGQRYQVIDFDAGPVEYVANHSRPQVLLCHDFKGNYLNDKYINGVQGEGQWVDYRFYNWAAIDIFCYFSHKFVTIPTLQWLNCAHKNGVKVIGTIIVEAGNVQLMHDILQSEEFMRRVVEALVHVSQVCQFDGWLLNIECRLDAAKIPLLCDFVRLLTERCHEASPGSMVIWYDSITKDGQLDWQNEVNAHNDLFMLSCDGIFLNYAWTRSHLERTENFIARYFPERRLQVFVGIDVFGRSKKAQMDTNATLEEVLSFPFSVALFAPGWTFESLEANSAQAQLEPDDRNVRFLETNDRFWNLLWRHLYVRGPTQLPFYSSFCLGSGKFYNRLGKTQSDQCWFNLAKQSFQPTIPYTPPLEYELRNDPLSHWTHHFEGALDGGSCLKLRNEEHDKRLFACDFPCTSDLIVSYAFRRNDPGETELALVLKAHHTQRHDCLRIVCAGPDCHVSNRWNEMRAIPLEREQMLQLLKLGAKPQLPLADSINGWEIRYYYLSAELLQQDQDWDARFVDIGIKLTKSATAQATDYALLGAINLQAGFPAHRHQVPQRTAFSFANDSEQDII, from the exons ATGTCACTCGGTTCAGAATACTCCGTTTGCAAACCAATACCGACCCTTGAAGCTCTGCTGCAGTTCGACCTTCAACCGCACTTTTGGAAAAATCTCGTCGAGCCGATAGCACCCCGTTCGCAGTCCCGCAACCTGGGCCAACGGTACCAGGTGATCGACTTCGACGCAGGCCCGGTTGAGTACGTCGCAAACCACTCCCGGCCACAGGTGCTGCTGTGTCACGACTTTAAGGGAAACTACCTGAACGACAAGTACATCAATGGCGTGCAGGGCGAGGGCCAGTGGGTCGATTATCGGTTCTACAATTGGGCGGCGATCGACATCTTCTGCTATTTCAGCCACAAATTCGTCACCATTCCAACGCTTCAGTGGCTCAACTGTGCGCACAAGAACGGCGTCAAAGTGATTGGCACGATCATCGTTGAGGCCGGCAACGTGCAGCTGATGCACGACATCCTCCAGTCGGAGGAGTTCATGCGCCGGGTGGTGGAGGCACTGGTGCACGTCTCACAGGTGTGCCAGTTTGACGGCTGGCTGCTCAACATCGAGTGTCGGCTGGACGCGGCCAAGATTCCGCTGCTGTGCGACTTTGTGCGGCTGCTGACGGAACGCTGCCACGAGGCGAGTCCCGGCAGTATGGTGATCTGGTACGATTCCATCACCAAGGACGGTCAGCTCGATTGGCAGAACGAGGTGAACGCGCACAACGATCTCTTCATGCTGTCGTGCGACGGGATCTTCCTCAACTACGCCTGGACCCGGTCGCACCTCGAGCGTACCGAAAACTTTATCGCTCGCTACTTTCCGGAACGCCGGCTGCAGGTGTTTGTCGGTATCGACGTGTTCGGGCGGAGCAAGAAGGCCCAGATGGACACCAACGCTACGCTCGAGGAGGTGCTGAGCTTCCCGTTCTCGGTGGCGCTGTTCGCACCGGGATGGACATTCGAGTCCCTCGAAGCGAACTCAGCGCAGGCCCAGCTCGAACCGGACGACCGGAACGTGCGGTTTCTGGAGACTAACGATCGCTTCTGGAACCTGCTCTGGCGCCACCTGTACGTACGCGGTCCGACGCAGCTGCCGTTCTACAGCTCGTTCTGTCTCGGTTCGGGCAAGTTCTACAACCGGCTGGGAAAGACTCAATCCGACCAGTGCTGGTTCAATCTTGCCAAGCAAAGCTTCCAGCCCACCATACCCTACACGCCGCCGCTCGAGTATGAGCTCCGAAACGACCCCCTGTCGCACTGGACGCACCATTTCGAGGGTGCGCTAGACGGGGGCTCCTGTTTGAAACTACGCAACGAAGAGCATGACAAGCGACTGTTTGCATGCGATTTTCCCTGCACCTCGGACCTGATCGTCAGTTACGCGTTCCGGCGCAACGATCCGGGTGAGACGGAGCTGGCACTGGTGCTGAAAGCGCACCACACCCAGCGCCACGACTGCCTTCGAATCGTGTGCGCTGGCCCGGACTGCCACGTCAGCAATCGATGGAACGAAATGCGCGCCATACCACTGGAGAGGGAGCagatgctgcagctgctgaaACTCGGCGCCAAACCGCAACTACCGCTCGCCGACAGCATCAACGGGTGGGAGATCAG ATACTACTATCTCTCGGCGGAGCTATTGCAGCAGGACCAGGACTGGGACGCTCGATTCGTCGACATCGGCATCAAACTGACCAAATCTGCGACGGCGCAAGCAACCGACTATGCCCTGCTGGGGGCCATCAACTTGCAGGCAGGCTTCCCGGCCCATCGCCATCAGGTTCCTCAGCGGACCGCATTTTCGTTCGCCAACGACAGCGAGCAGGATATTATTTGA
- the LOC131213963 gene encoding zinc finger protein 624-like: MDTTSLRHVINDPNQCRLCMRVCDDSFLEYIFSDKEYSIAHQIFECTSIRVTKQDNLTKICKNCASLLFLTTEFRNACFKTNRLLMEDFVIMELGDWASDSNQLLLRECENIIIKHKHQVDYVYAGIVTDSEQYLGGPLEIGQEYFGAEHAQMLQPAQRPDGSETVRGIPEEVGVVNGASVPEEPDPEILMEISKFLEEQIPNDGPQGSDGHELWTNYPRTSEERCTLCYGMSEAGSEPTQTQLEMLREQKLFGVIVDGKIACESCCLLLDIMDSFRKTIATAQRVAKEAIFRLPPVERLPEHAKALLQTIRLKQEAYRRELHVAVAISQPKGRSQGIRNRSYKRPKTTCHICGKQYDNWKFQTHLNEHENVRPYVCDENGCGSAFTGMVFLNRHKKLWHTDYYYAVCGVCGKQCKTQGIYQTHISYHEEPKLPCSVCGKLMRNKRAIWKHMKTHNNDRKHVCTVCHKKFTIAYTLRVHMRIHTNEKPYPCAKCDKRFQYKCLLKNHTQKHHEEAGD, from the exons ATGGACACCACGAGTCTTCGGCATGTTATCAACGATCCAAACCAATGTCGGCTGTGTATGCGCGTCTGTGACGATAGTTTTCTGGAGTACATCTTTTCGGACAAAGAGTACAGCATAGCACATCAAATATTCGAATGCACGTCGATACGG GTCACGAAGCAGGATAATCTGACGAAGATATGTAAAAATTGTGCTTCGCTGCTATTTCTGACGACGGAGTTTCGAAACGCGTGTTTCAAAACCAACCGGCTGCTGATGGAAGACTTTGTCATCATGGAGCTGGGCGATTGGGCATCGGATAGCAACCAGCTGCTACTGAGGGAGTGTGAAAACATTATAATTAAGCACAAACACCAGGTCGATTACGTGTATGCCGGCATTGTAACGGACAGCGAACAGTATTTGGGCGGTCCACTTGAAATCGGTCAGGAGTATTTCGGTGCGGAGCACGCTCAGATGTTGCAGCCGGCCCAACGACCGGACGGATCGGAAACTGTTCGCGGGATACCGGAGGAAGTGGGCGTAGTAAATGGAGCGTCGGTACCGGAGGAGCCCGACCCGGAGATACTGATGGAAATTTCGAAATTTTTAGAAGAACAAATTCCCAACGATGGTCCACAGGGCTCTGACGGGCACGAGTTGTGGACCAACTATCCGAGAACAAGCGAAGAACGGTGCACTCTGTGCTATGGCATGAGTGAGGCCGGCTCCGagccaacacaaacacagctCGAAATGTTGCGCGAACAGAAACTGTTCGGGGTCATCGTAGACGGCAAGATTGCCTGCGAAagttgctgtttgttgctggATATTATGGATAGTTTTCGAAAGACAATTGCAACCGCTCAACGCGTGGCCAAGGAAGCAATTTTCCGCTTACCACCAGTAGAAAGGCTGCCCGAGCACGCGAAGGCACTCTTGCAAACGATCAGACTAAAACAGGAAGCATACCGGCGCGAGCTGCACGTCGCTGTGGCAATCTCGCAGCCGAAAGGCAGGTCGCAAGGTATTCGAAATCGATCGTACAAACGGCCCAAAACAACTTGCCACATTTGCGGCAAGCAGTATGATAACTGGAAGTTTCAGACACATCTCAACGAACACGAAA ATGTTCGACCGTACGTGTGTGATGAGAACGGATGTGGAAGCGCTTTTACTGGAATGGTCTTTTTGAATCGACACAAAAAGCTGTGGCATACTGACTACTACTACGCGGTGTGCGGTGTTTGCGGAAAGCAGTGCAAAACGCAGGGCATCTATCAAACGCACATCTCGTACCACGAGGAACCGAAGCTACCGTGCTCTGTATGCGGAAAGCTGATGCGAAATAA ACGAGCGATATGGAAACATATGAAAACGCACAACAACGACCGGAAGCATGTCTGCACGGTGTGCCATAAGAAGTTCACTATTGCATACACGTTGCGTGTGCATATGCGTATCCACACCAACGAAAAACCTTACCCATGTGCCAAATGCGACAAACGGTTTCAATAcaagtgtttgttgaaaaacCACACCCAAAAGCACCACGAGGAAGCAGGCGACTGA
- the LOC131213962 gene encoding exostosin-2, with protein sequence MTLASKCCAVKPQVSSKQDANRYFVGLLLVLSGGGLWLRQGVKHDAGAEKLSLELTNIPQVALDKDAELSRARNRNCSYWDCFNVYRCGQRSVVGVDGEQERILIYVYPLKEYSDADSKRPAHQLSREFFTIVKTVVNSPYYTANPNEACLFLPTIDTLNQNRIDTNLVGKALASLPYWENGENHLLFNFLAGSKPDYSTVLDVNTDRAMILGAGFDSWTYRPDFDLPIPMYSATLEHYQPNLAKERTVLLISSQTNILPRQYRVLQELSYDYPNELLLLQRCPSSTVKVDESIDMNSPGESRNSDRLPDSSQTDVRCNFPQGNEYEYPVVLESGTFCLVARGVRLSQPTLLEAMAAGCIPVIVADNLVLPFSNILDWELLSIRVYESNLHGVMSVLKSVSADRIREMLSHVRHVCDRYFASLERIVLTALDQLNDRVFPHLSKTYMHWNIAPHQKTTQNPLFLPLIAPKAQGFTAVILTYDRIESLYILIQKLATVSSLQKILVVWNNQRKAPPHPSLFPKIGKPLKVIQTVANKLSNRFYPYEEIETEAILTIDDDIVMLTADELDFGYEVWREYPDRIVGFPSRTHVWDNQTGRWRYESEWTNQISMVLTGAAFHHKYWSYMYTNAMPGNIKEWVDEHMNCEDIAMNFLVSNITNKPPIKVAPRKKFKCPECTNNEMLSADLNHMTERSACINQFAEIYGTMPLRTVEFRADPVLFKDNFPEKLKRFNDIGSL encoded by the exons ATGACGCTGGCGTCAAAGTGTTGTGCCGTGAAACCGCAGGTCTCATCGAAGCAGGATGCAAATCGGTACTTTGTTGGGCTGCTCCTGGTGCTGTCGGGGGGTGGCCTCTGGTTGCGCCAGGGCGTGAAACATGATGCCGGCGCAGAAAAGTTGTCCCTAGAGCTGACTAACATCCCACAGGTGGCGCTCGACAAAGATGCCGAGCTGTCTAGGGCCCGCAATCGTAACTGCTCTTACTGGGACTGCTTCAACGTATACCGGTGCGGTCAACGGTCGGTCGTTGGTGTTGACGGCGAGCAGGAGCGCATTCTGATCTACGTGTATCCGCTGAAGGAGTACAGCGATGCGGACAGCAAGCGCCCGGCCCACCAGCTGTCGCGAGAGTTTTTCACGATAGTAAAGACTGTCGTAAACAGCCCGTATTATACTGCGAACCCGAACGAAGCGTGCCTATTCCTACCCACGATAGACACACTAAACCAGAACCGGATAGACACCAATCTGGTGGGCAAGGCACTCGCATCGCTGCCATA TtgggaaaatggtgaaaaccATTTGCTCTTCAATTTCTTGGCCGGTTCGAAGCCGGACTATAGCACGGTGCTGGACGTTAACACCGACCGTGCCATGATACTTGGCGCCGGGTTCGACAGCTGGACGTACCGGCCGGACTTTGATCTGCCCATCCCGATGTACAGCGCGACGTTGGAGCATTACCAGCCCAATCTGGCGAAGGAGCGCACCGTGTTGCTCATCTCGTCACAGACAAACATCCTTCCGCGACAGTATCGCGTTCTGCAGGAACTGTCCTACGACTATCCGAACGAGCTACTGTTGCTGCAACGCTGTCCAAGCTCTACGGTGAAGGtcgacgaatcgatcgacaTGAACTCGCCTGGTGAGTCGCGCAACAGTGACCGATTGCCCGACAGTAGTCAAACCGATGTTAGGTGCAACTTTCCACAAGGCAACGAATACGAGTATCCGGTAGTGCTGGAAAGTGGTACCTTTTGTCTCGTTGCACGTGGCGTGCGACTTTCACAGCCGACACTGTTGGAGGCGATGGCCGCAGGATGTATTCCGGTAATTGTGGCCGACAACCTGGTGCTCCCGTTCAGCAACATCTTAGACTGGGAGCTACTATCGATACGGGTTTACGAAAGTAACCTGCACGGGGTGATGTCAGTGCTCAAAAGTGTATCGGCCGATCGAATCCGTGAGATGCTCTCGCATGTGCGGCATGTGTGTGACCGCTATTTTGCGTCACTCGAACGAATCGTGCTGACCGCGCTAGATCAGCTGAACGATCGCGTATTTCCGCACCTAAGCAAAACGTACATGCACTGGAACATCGCTCCACACCAGAAAACGACTCAAAATCCCCTGTTTCTGCCGCTTATAGCACCAAAGGCTCAGGGTTTCACCGCTGTCATACTCACGTACGATCGTATAGAAAGCCTGTACATTCTTATTCAGAAGCTGGCCACCGTTTCATCGTTGCAAAAAATTTTGGTTGTATGGAACAACCAGAGGAAAGCACCACCTCATCCGTCGCTGTTTCCGAAGATTGGCAAACCGCTGAAGGTTATCCAGACGGTCGCCAACAAGCTGTCGAATCGGTTCTACCCATACgaggaaatcgaaaccgaagccaTACTGACGATCGATGACGACATCGTAATGCTGACCGCCGATGAGCTCGACTTCGGGTATGAGGTGTGGCGCGAGTATCCCGACCGGATCGTGGGATTTCCGAGTCGCACGCACGTCTGGGATAACCAGACTGGTCGCTGGCGGTACGAATCGGAGTGGACGAACCAAATCTCGATGGTGCTGACCGGAGCCGCCTTTCATCACAAGTACTGGAGCTACATGTACACGAACGCTATGCCCGGAAACATCAAGGAGTGGGTGGACGAGCACATGAACTGCGAGGACATTGCGATGAACTTTCTGGTGAGCAATATCACTAATAAGCCCCCGATCAAGGTTGCACCGCGTAAAAAGTTCAAGTGCCCAGAGTGTACCAACAACGAGATGCTTTCGGCCGACTTGAACCACATGACAGAGCGGTCTGCGTGTATCAACCAGTTCGCCGAAATTTACGGTACGATGCCACTGCGCACGGTCGAGTTCCGAGCGGATCCAGTATTGTTCAAGGACAACTTCCCGGAGAAATTGAAGCGCTTCAACGATATTGGTAGCCTATAG